One part of the Chrysemys picta bellii isolate R12L10 chromosome 14, ASM1138683v2, whole genome shotgun sequence genome encodes these proteins:
- the DDX28 gene encoding probable ATP-dependent RNA helicase DDX28, whose amino-acid sequence MALSKAGALMVTPGELVLGGTRTAAVRRLLVRWVQGPAGGGGPPPENVVRISRAMQLRLAREPPRRGGKVPVVPTRAGKLVLRSRRPQLSQPRCLTLGRWERPLLVSAGWKHRRSCGDYFQLERSQEQAPALRPPRATGRDGSFQALGLGPALVSALQSLSITQPTAVQRRAIPALLRGGNALCAAETGSGKTLAYLLPLFQKLLSRPSMGPTWPPSPRSLVLLPSRELAEQVRTVASSLGRSVGLRVREIGGGRGMASVKNQLRSDPDADLLVSTPGALCKALRKRMVRLERLYCLVLDEADTLLDPTFLDLVEEVLMQAPIAHSPKEVADQWDTKTQLVIVGATFPEGLGQLLSKVTSMGHFTTLTSQSLHHLLPHVQQKFIRIKGSDKASELLQLIKDQGPSNGALLIFCNNASTVNWLGYILDDHKIKHLRLQGQMPAAMRAGIFNTFQKGQSDVLICTDLASRGLDTSRVELVINYDFPSTLQDYLHRVGRVGRVGSKVPGTVVSFVTHRWDVDLVRKIETAARRRTSLPGMESAIKEPLPKTDLTQANKQ is encoded by the coding sequence ATGGCGCTGAGCAAGGCCGGGGCGCTGATGGTGACTCCCGGGGAGCTGGTCCTGGGCGGGACTAGAACTGCCGCAGTGCGGCGACTCCTGGTGCGCTGGGTGCAGGGCCCGGCGGGCGGCGGCGGGCCGCCCCCGGAGAACGTGGTGCGGATCTCCCGGGCCATGCAGCTGCGGCTGGCTCGGGAGCCGCCCAGGCGGGGCGGGAAGGTGCCGGTGGTTCCGACCCGGGCGGGGAAGCTGGTGTTGCGGAGCCGGCGGCCGCAGCTGAGCCAGCCTCGCTGCCTGACGCTGGGGCGCTGGGAGCGGCCGCTCCTGGTTTCGGCGGGCTGGAAGCACCGGCGCTCCTGCGGGGACTACTTCCAGCTGGAGCGCTCCCAAGAGCAGGCGCCGGCCCTGCGGCCTCCCAGAGCCACGGGAAGGGACGGCTCCTTCCAGGCGCTGGGGCTGGGACCGGCGCTGGTGTCCGCCCTGCAGTCCCTCTCCATCACCCAGCCCACGGCCGTGCAGCGCCGCGCCATTCCCGCCCTGCTGCGCGGGGGCAACGCGCTCTGCGCTGCCGAGACAGGCAGCGGCAAGACCCTGGCCTATCTCCTCCCGCTGTTCCAGAAACTCCTGTCTCGGCCCTCCATGGGCCCGACctggccgccctcccctcgcagccTGGTGCTGCTGCCCTCCCGGGAGCTGGCGGAGCAGGTGCGCACCGTGGCCTCCTCCCTGGGCCGTTCCGTGGGACTGCGGGTGCGGGAGATTGGCGGTGGCCGGGGCATGGCCAGCGTAAAAAACCAGCTCCGCTCGGATCCCGATGCCGACTTGCTGGTGTCCACGCCTGGGGCCCTGTGCAAGGCGCTGCGGAAGCGGATGGTGAGGCTGGAGCGGCTGTACTGTCTGGTGCTGGATGAGGCTGACACCTTGCTGGACCCCACTTTCCTGGATCTGGTGGAGGAGGTGCTCATGCAAGCCCCCATCGCCCACAGCCCCAAGGAGGTGGCCGACCAGTGGGACACCAAAACCCAGCTAGTGATCGTCGGAGCCACCTTCCCTGAAGGGCTAGGTCAGTTGCTGAGCAAGGTCACCAGCATGGGCCACTTCACCACCCTCACCAGCCAGAGCTtgcaccacctcctgccccatgTCCAGCAGAAATTCATCCGCATCAAAGGCAGCGACAAGGCATCTGAGCTACTGCAGCTCATCAAAGACCAGGGCCCCTCTAACGGAGCCCTTCTCATCTTCTGCAACAATGCCAGCACCGTCAACTGGCTAGGCTACATCCTAGATGATCACAAAATCAAGCACCTGAGGCTACAGGGACAGATGCCTGCAGCAATGAGAGCAGGCATTTTTAACACCTTCCAGAAGGGACAAAGCGATGTCCTCATCTGCACTGATTTAGCCTCCCGTGGACTGGATACCAGCCGTGTGGAGCTAGTAATCAACTATGACTTCCCATCCACGTTGCAAGACTATCTCCATCGGGTAGGGCGGGTTGGGCGTGTAGGCAGCAAGGTGCCTGGGACTGTGGTTAGTTTTGTAACCCATCGTTGGGATGTCGATCTGGTGCGGAAGATAGAGACTGCAGCCCGGAGAAGGACCAGTCTCCCTGGGATGGAGTCTGCCATTAAGGAGCCTTTGCCTAAAACAGACCTGACTCAGGCTAACAAACAATGA